One stretch of Methanobacterium sp. DNA includes these proteins:
- a CDS encoding DUF1512 family protein yields MLFGLGPLEIIGILVFVLLIFLLPYLLRIRIISSVTKSVLELENMVEESKGILIKLSKKGKPVLNGSQTIEDFMEFFVVPPVNLDPYGIVKKLERILDLSEERFKQMVKVIAPMADEDTRANIVMTLKAALGINSVAKGVRHNLELAKKTGNLQILLSLQMSLPLIMKIVKAQLEGVKAFSEGKPIGDGLGPLVAGMLMIDYKTVETRVTDDIYVAKKIRDKRKLIIARARGPGARTGKVGKVVRSIIKDENIDKIITVDAAVKLEGEETGKVAQGIGVV; encoded by the coding sequence ATGTTATTTGGTTTAGGTCCTCTGGAAATAATTGGAATACTGGTATTCGTCCTGCTTATTTTCCTTCTTCCCTATCTTTTAAGAATCAGAATCATATCCTCAGTTACAAAATCAGTGCTTGAACTTGAAAACATGGTTGAAGAATCAAAAGGAATTCTTATAAAGCTATCTAAAAAAGGTAAGCCTGTTCTTAACGGGTCGCAGACAATTGAAGATTTTATGGAGTTTTTTGTAGTTCCTCCAGTGAATCTTGACCCTTATGGCATTGTAAAAAAGCTTGAGAGGATTCTTGATCTAAGCGAAGAGAGGTTTAAACAGATGGTGAAAGTAATAGCACCCATGGCAGATGAAGATACCCGGGCCAATATTGTAATGACACTTAAAGCGGCTCTGGGGATTAACAGTGTTGCTAAAGGGGTGCGGCATAATTTAGAACTTGCAAAAAAAACAGGTAACCTCCAGATACTGTTGTCGCTTCAAATGAGCTTACCACTTATTATGAAGATTGTAAAAGCACAGCTTGAAGGTGTAAAAGCATTCTCTGAAGGTAAACCTATTGGAGATGGTTTAGGTCCATTGGTTGCAGGAATGCTCATGATTGATTATAAAACAGTGGAAACCAGAGTAACTGATGACATTTATGTTGCAAAAAAAATAAGGGATAAGCGTAAATTAATTATTGCACGTGCCAGAGGTCCGGGAGCCCGCACTGGAAAAGTGGGGAAAGTGGTCAGATCAATTATCAAAGATGAAAATATAGATAAAATTATAACTGTTGATGCTGCAGTTAAACTTGAAGGAGAAGAAACTGGAAAGGTAGCACAGGGAATTGGTGTTGTTA
- a CDS encoding RNA methyltransferase, with translation MMYIVFVEPESSGNIGFLARTMKNFGLSNLVLINPCKLEKEAYYQAMHAKELIWNHKSYSSLEEFIETENIDFAVGTTGMAGGSYNVSRIAVTPEDFAKSLNVNSKTAIIFGREGNGLSNEEISLCDIIVTIPADESYPVLNISHAAAIILYEIFKRKKKYPREELEAATKSEKELLIEEMDNLIKYTGYPVHKMKTSSTVFKRIVGRAFIAGREAHTLIGTLRRIRLKLKE, from the coding sequence ATGATGTACATAGTTTTTGTGGAGCCAGAATCATCTGGTAACATAGGTTTTCTTGCAAGAACCATGAAAAACTTTGGATTATCCAATTTAGTGTTAATAAATCCCTGTAAGTTGGAAAAAGAAGCTTATTACCAGGCTATGCATGCCAAAGAATTAATATGGAATCATAAATCCTATAGTTCACTTGAAGAGTTTATTGAAACTGAAAATATTGATTTTGCAGTTGGAACAACTGGAATGGCTGGTGGAAGCTATAATGTTTCAAGAATAGCGGTTACACCAGAAGATTTTGCAAAATCACTGAATGTTAATTCAAAAACAGCCATAATATTTGGAAGAGAAGGTAACGGCCTATCCAATGAGGAAATTTCACTATGCGACATTATTGTGACCATTCCAGCAGATGAAAGCTACCCTGTTTTAAATATATCCCACGCAGCTGCCATTATACTGTATGAAATATTTAAAAGAAAAAAGAAATATCCCAGAGAAGAACTTGAAGCTGCAACTAAATCTGAAAAAGAACTTTTAATTGAAGAAATGGATAATTTAATTAAATATACTGGTTACCCTGTCCATAAAATGAAAACATCGTCCACAGTTTTTAAAAGGATTGTTGGAAGGGCTTTCATTGCTGGAAGAGAAGCACATACTTTAATTGGAACTTTAAGAAGAATACGGCTAAAATTAAAAGAATGA
- a CDS encoding hemerythrin domain-containing protein, with product MAKGDVYKALREDHENVKELLKEIIETGNTSKFPEIKIQLQKHMTSEENFLYSAMEFVDEEMTKKNKYEHEFMWNKLMYLDNAQGDKDWMMNLKELNDLFLKHVKREETRLFPKAEEVLSEETEEVILKLIKEIKAENM from the coding sequence TTGGCTAAAGGAGATGTGTATAAAGCTTTGAGAGAAGATCATGAAAATGTCAAAGAGTTATTAAAAGAAATAATTGAGACTGGAAACACTTCTAAATTTCCAGAGATAAAAATACAATTACAGAAACATATGACCAGTGAAGAAAATTTTCTCTACTCTGCAATGGAATTTGTAGACGAAGAAATGACTAAAAAAAATAAATATGAACACGAATTTATGTGGAACAAGCTTATGTATCTGGACAATGCCCAGGGCGATAAAGACTGGATGATGAATCTAAAAGAACTTAACGATTTATTTTTAAAGCATGTTAAACGTGAAGAAACCAGGCTTTTTCCTAAAGCAGAAGAAGTTTTAAGTGAAGAAACAGAAGAAGTTATACTGAAATTAATAAAAGAAATAAAAGCAGAAAACATGTAA
- the tfrB gene encoding fumarate reductase (CoM/CoB) subunit TfrB has product MIEIKVLRYDPHYDEKAYFETYNVEKTEKMKVLDALNYINEKYNANIAYRCSCRAGQCGSCALKVNGEVTLACKAEIEDKMVVEPLDFDVIKDLVVDRSEIENKIKEMRLYLKGEEISQDSEACLMVLKPEEYMDSKKLRSCIECFSCLSACPVIKETEEYAGPYFMRYISKFALDPRDKGNRSKTGFDEGLYCCTTCGKCKKICPKEISPVGGAIEKLREISCREGIGPLPPHKDVKELIANTGRSVEPLGEGFIKAVTRESKKEKPNVAFFTGCLVDYRHPEIGFALLKVLEEQGVDVMVPEDQICCGSPLIRTGQTDIVETLIAKNREVFEGYDTIITVCAGCGATLKNDYPRYGVKLNVVDISEFLADNLNTEDMNPLNMRVTYHDPCHLARSQGITKEPRKILNKIKGLEFVEMKDPDKCCGAGGGVRSGKPEIAAALGKKKAKMIKELNVDAVVTICPFCQNNIIASLKEEGVEIPVLNILQLLEMAYKRV; this is encoded by the coding sequence ATGATAGAAATTAAAGTACTAAGATATGATCCACATTATGATGAAAAGGCATATTTTGAAACATATAATGTTGAAAAAACTGAAAAAATGAAGGTTTTAGATGCTTTAAACTACATAAATGAGAAATATAATGCAAATATAGCTTATAGATGCTCATGTAGAGCTGGACAATGTGGATCATGCGCTTTAAAGGTAAATGGAGAAGTGACACTTGCTTGTAAAGCCGAAATTGAAGATAAAATGGTTGTAGAACCACTTGACTTTGATGTTATCAAAGACCTTGTAGTAGATAGAAGCGAGATTGAAAATAAGATTAAGGAAATGCGTCTCTACTTAAAAGGAGAAGAAATATCTCAAGATAGTGAAGCATGTCTTATGGTTTTAAAACCCGAAGAATATATGGACTCCAAGAAATTAAGAAGCTGTATTGAATGTTTCTCCTGTTTATCAGCATGCCCAGTTATAAAAGAGACCGAAGAGTATGCAGGCCCATATTTTATGCGTTATATCTCCAAATTTGCACTTGATCCGCGAGATAAAGGAAATAGATCAAAAACAGGATTTGATGAAGGGCTTTACTGCTGTACAACCTGTGGAAAATGTAAAAAGATATGTCCTAAGGAAATAAGCCCAGTAGGTGGTGCAATTGAAAAATTAAGAGAAATTTCATGCCGCGAAGGCATTGGCCCACTTCCACCTCACAAAGATGTGAAAGAACTTATAGCAAACACTGGCAGATCTGTTGAACCCCTGGGTGAAGGGTTTATTAAAGCAGTTACCAGAGAATCTAAAAAAGAAAAGCCGAATGTAGCTTTTTTTACAGGCTGCCTTGTAGATTACAGGCATCCTGAGATCGGATTTGCTCTGCTTAAAGTTTTAGAAGAGCAGGGAGTTGATGTTATGGTGCCTGAAGATCAAATTTGCTGCGGCTCCCCATTAATTAGAACTGGACAGACAGACATTGTAGAAACTCTTATTGCTAAAAACAGGGAAGTTTTTGAAGGGTATGACACTATAATAACTGTATGTGCTGGATGTGGGGCTACATTGAAAAATGATTACCCCAGATACGGTGTTAAATTGAATGTGGTTGATATCAGCGAATTTCTGGCAGATAATTTAAACACTGAAGATATGAATCCATTAAACATGAGAGTAACCTATCACGACCCATGTCACCTTGCAAGAAGCCAGGGAATAACCAAAGAGCCACGAAAAATTTTAAATAAAATTAAAGGTCTGGAATTTGTTGAAATGAAAGATCCTGATAAGTGTTGTGGGGCTGGTGGTGGTGTACGTTCGGGAAAACCAGAAATAGCAGCAGCATTAGGAAAGAAAAAAGCAAAGATGATAAAGGAACTCAATGTTGATGCAGTAGTTACCATTTGTCCATTCTGCCAGAACAACATAATTGCTTCCCTAAAAGAAGAAGGTGTTGAAATTCCAGTGTTGAACATATTACAACTTCTGGAAATGGCTTACAAAAGGGTATAA